CCGTGCTTTGAaccgctctctctccctcgtgGCCAACTGGGCACACGGCAAGCTATCGAAGCCAGCGTATTAGTCGCATTTATCGACggtttaaatggtattcgttagatCCTtacgctgtaccaagcgctgtgttaagcgctggggtagatgcaagataatcaggttggacccagtccccgtcccacaggggctcacggccttaacccctcattttatagatgaggaaaccgaggcacagagaagttgtgacttggccgaggtcgacAGTGAAGGGTCGGagccggaactggaacccaggacctccgactcccaggcccttgttctttctagCGGGCCGTGTTGCTTTatcgagcacccacttggtgtggggcactgtactaggcacttggcagTATGGGATctatagatcagtggtatttattgagttcttgctacatgcagaacactgtactaagcgtttaataACAAaatgacatgtcccctgcccacaaggagcttacacactaaCAGAGGTGACAAACATCACAATATTTGCAATAGGAAAGGTCaaaataaatacacacacacacattaaggagggtataagtgctagagttggctgaaggaatgatagactcagggtgctgggaaatgaatcagggaaggctgattggaggaggtggaatcttTAGGAaggttgtgtgacgttggacaagtcccttgggACTGTTCTCCTTCGtacttaagtctgtgagccccgtgtgggttagggactgtgtctgacctgattatctcgtatcagatgtagcacattgtaagcctttaacagataataataacagttgttatTCTTTTTATCATTAGAAATGCGAGCCCGAgcggaccattggtctgacctaTAAATAACTTTGCCTATGGTCTTGGTTAAATTGCAAATGTACAAAATAACTAGAATTCCGCCAAAGATAACGCGGGGGTGGGACGGGGCACTATGGATTCTGGTCTTCCGCCAGgggctctctaataataatcgtgccgtttttgttaggcgcttactatgtgccaagcattgttctgagggCCAAGGCAGCTACGAtacaatcagataggacacattctccgtcccacccagggctcacaatctaagaacaacagacatttaattcccacttgacGAACGAGGAAGCCAAGTCCCAGAGgagccgagtgacttgcccgaggtcacccagcgggcaagtagcagagccaggattagaacccaggtctcccgactctgtcccgtgctctttccgctaggccacgtggctGCTTCAGCCTGCttgctgtcagtcagtcgtatttatcgagcgtctaccgtctgcagagcacttgggagagaacggtgcaatgatagacacatttcctgcccacagtgagcttccttacagttcagagggtcCGGCTTTGATTTCCAGCTCCAGTCTTGGACCTGGGATATCTGAACGACCTTTTCCACTATCGGGGGCTGGTTTAGccggggcctgtgagtcagggataCCGAGggcttgtattaatgtctatctcgccctctagactgtaaggtcgttgtgggcaggaaatatgtctgtttactgctctattgtactctcccaagcgctttgtacagtgctttacacaccgtAAACTCCGAGTcaataccgagaagcagcgtggcgtagtggattaaGATTAAGTGGAttaagtcagacggtcatggattctaattctgcctccaccacttttctgctgggtggccttgggcaagtcacttcacttctctgtgcctcagttacctcatctctgaagtggggatggagactgtgagccccacgtgagacagggactgtgtccaacccaatttgctcgtatccatcccagggcttagtaaagcatCTGTCccagaggaagcacttagcaaacacagtgatgataataattggcttgtatccaccccagcgcttagtaaagtgcctggcacatagtaagcgcttaaccaatacccccaTTATCACAAgccagcagaatcagcagacacattgcctgcccataatgagtttgcagtctccaGCTGGTCTGAGGAGAGTACGACAAATGCCCGTTTCCAAGATAGAGAAGGCAGCGAGGAAGGTGGGTGTGGAATGGTTGCCACTCGGACGCTCCGGAGGACCCCACCAGtgtgttcattcgtatttatcgagcgcttactgtgtgcggagcactgtactgagcgcttgggaaagtccaacgcaGCGacgaagagtgacaatcccctcccacaacgggctcacggtctagaggtcgGGGTGGACCGAGGTGACtctgcggggggccgggcggccggggcgggtaTCCGCTGCTCCCCGGTGACGGCGGGGCGGGACGGGTTTTGTCGTCCAGGGAGTGCTGTCCAACATCTCGTCCATCACCGACCTGGGCGGCTTCGACCCCGTCTGGCTCTTCCTGGTGGTCGGAGGGGTGATGTTCATCTTGGGATTTGCCGGCTGCATCGGCGCCCTCCGGGAGAATACCTTCCTGCTCAAGTTTGTAAGGACCACGGTGCCCTGGCCCGGCGGgccacgggggggtgggggggtgaaccGATGGCCGGGTGTGtgtgtccgggggtggggggagggtctgtCCTTCCCACGGCACCCTCCGGGACCAGATCCCCCCACGGGGATGAccccagaggcagaaggaccaCTCCCCTGTAGGTCCTTCCCCTGTGCGGAaggctagcggaaagagcccgggcctgggagtcggaggtcctgggatcgaatcccagctcatccaggtacctgctgagtgaccttgggcttgcccactccacttttctgagcctcagttccctcatctgcagaatggagactcaatccctttctctttccgactcagactgtgagccttatgtgggacctggtgatctttcatctactccagctcttagtatggtgcttggcacagagaaagtccttaaatacccacagttattattatgctattttagGCCCTCTCAGTGTCCACCCTAACTGAGGTTTTGGGATAAACTAGCACCCTTTTCCCATCCGTAAATGGGGGTTTGATACCCAATATCTCTCCCCCATagaccatgtgggacggggactaggtcTGACATGATtacccttatatctaccccagtgcttatcccagagtcagtgcttaatcgTTGCCCTTTGTTAGGCAAGGGAAGGACGCCGCATCCGTGAATATGCAGAACTGCCCTCCTGACTGTTCTCCAcatgtgtgtttgcgtgtgtgtatgtgtgtttgtgtccgTGCGCATGTGTGTTTTGTCCTAGTTCTCGGTGTTCCTGGGCATTATTTTCTTCCTGGAGCTGACGGCCGGGGTCCTGGCGTTTGTCTTCAAAGACTGGATCAAAGACCAGCTGTATTTCTTCATCAACAACAACATCCGAGCCTACAGGGATGATATCGATTTGCAGAACCTCATAGACTTCACCCAGGAATACGTAAGTCGAAATCCCGCGTCTGCCGGCGTCCCCCCGGAGCCCGGTCGAGATCCCGTTCCCCCGAGGAGCCGGCCCCTGCCCGtgcccatccttcccatcccaaaCCCGATTCCGTCTCCCCGGGAGGGGTGGGAATGTGGAAGGGAGGCGGCTTTCTCTTGCTTCCTGCCGTTCTCCGGTTGGTGAGAggcgaggggagagacggggaggagtcGCGGGGGGTCGTGAGGATCCACCCGCCGGCCAGCTTCCCTTGCCGTACGATCGGCGGAAGCAAACGTTCTCGACGGGAGTGTTAAAATTCCCCTGGGTTTTCCGAGACTTTTTGGTGCTGGTGACTTGCGTAggcaataatagtaacagtagtaagTGGGGTATTTATTtcgcgctaactatgtgccaggcacggtactgaagcgccggggtggatccgaacAAAtggtgttggacccagtccccgtcccacgtggggctcacggtctcgatcccccttttacagatgaggtaactgaggcccagagaaatgaagtgactcgcccaaggtcatgcagcagataagtggcagagccaggatcagaacccatgaccttctgactcccaggcctgtgttctacccactccACCAGGGGGTTCTTGGTATCGTGAAATTTCCCAGTGTACATTGTACGATTGTAAGCCACACTGGAAgatcctcgagggcggggatcgcgtcGGCTtgctcttttgtcctctcccgagagcttagtacagtattccgttcacagcaagcgctcaataaataccatcgatggatttgaTTAGAAGGCTTTTAAAGGCGCCGAGCCGAATAGAGACGGGGGCGGGCAGCCTGAAGGCTCGGGCGGCGGCTGGGCGGTCGACCCCGTTCGGGTCGGGGGTTAAGCGGCGATGCGTCCGAGGATGAGTCTCGGTCGTTTTGCCGTTGAGTGAGAGAGCCGAGCGGGCTGGGGCTCGGCTTTTTTGGGGGGTAGGTGGGTGGGCTTAAAGGGGCAGGGGGTCCAGGGAGGGAGGCCCAACGAGCTTCCCGGGGCCGAATCTGCTTTCCGTGGCCAAAAGTGTCTCGGGGAGGCCTTTGCTCCCTGGggtcggggaggaaggggagtctGAGGTgggctcccccatcccctctccacccGCACCCTCCTACTGGGCCCAGATCCCCACGCTGGGCGCTTCAGGGCACGGACGATAAAGAAtccagcgtggcagagtggatagggcccgggcctgggagtcagaaggtcatgggttctaatcccggctccgtcatttgtctgccgcgtgaccttgagcgagtcacttcgcttctccgggcctcggtcactcCATGGCTattgggaccgggagccccaggtgggacagggactgtgttcaacccgattagctcgcgtccaccccggcgcttagtacagtgcctggctcggagtgagcgcttaacgaataccacggtgattgcaattattattattatccaagagcccttctagactgtgagccagtcgctgggtagggattgcctctaattGTCGCCGAatggtactctccaagcgcttagtcgggTGCGCCGCgcgcagggagcgctcaataaatacgattgaatgaaagaatgaagagcCGCTCCCTTTCACCAACGCGTAGGAGCTCTCGGTCttcaaaagaaagaaagggaagaaatgggAGGATTAGTTCCCGGGTGGTCGAtgccagggggtggaggggtgagggacGGGAGTGGGGGTctccggggcctggggggggggctcccgggggtccgggcggtCCTGGCGTAGCATCCTCCGTGCGCTGATATTGTTTCTCTCGCTCTAGTGGCAGTGTTGCGGGGCTTTTGGAGCCGATGACTGGAACCTAAATATTTACTTCAATTGCACAGATTCTAACGCCAGCCGGGAGCGCTGCGGTGTGCCCTTCTCGTGCTGTACCAAAGACCCTGCGGTAAGCGCGGGCGCGGACcctggccccgggcccggagggggcTCCCGGGGGGAGGGCCGCGTTCGCCGTCCGGTTGCCGACCGAGCGCCCACCGGGTGCGCAGCGCCGTACGGAGCGCCGGCGGGAGGGCGACGCGGAGGAGTTGGAAGGTGCCAACCCTGCTCTCCTCCCGCCCCAGGCAGGACCCGGGTGCCCCGCTCGGAGGGGACGAGGGACCCCGCGGGCTCGACTGTCACGGGGCTTGTGGGCCCGGCCGGGACCCTGCTCAGGACGGAGGTcctgaatgataatgataatgataataatagtgatatttattaagggattactgtgtgccaagcactggtctgtgcgctgggggagatccaaggtgatcaggttgtcccacaaggggctcacagtcttcatccccattttacagttgagggaaccgaggcacagagaagtgaagtgacttaataattgtggtatttgttaagctcttattatgtgccaggcaccgtactaagcactggggtggatacaggcaaatcaggttggacccagtccctgtcccacctggggctcacagtctcactttacagatgaggtaactgtggcacagagaagtgaagtgacttgcccaagatcacccagcagataagtggctgaggcaggagtaaaacccaggaccttctgacccccgggcccatgctctgtccactaggccacgttgcttattattattattattaggcccagaTGGGAATCTGCTCTAATTCATGGAGCTTGACGGGGTTCAGGAATAACAGCAGGAATAATCCCTGTAGTATTTGAtgtaatcgtggcatttgttaagagcttactatgtgcaaagcactgttctaagcgctggggaggatacaaggtcatcaggttgtcccatgtggggctcacagtgatatgcgtttactacgtgtcaagcaccgtactaagcgctgaggtagattcaagatcatcagttcggacgcggtccctgtcccacttggggctctccgtctaagggggagggagaagggatgttttatccccattttacagaggaggaaagtggggcttggggaagtcaagtgacttgcccttgatcacacaacaggcaagtggctgagcgggattagaactcaggctccctggagcccaggctctttccactagaccacactgctcctcggtaatcccattctccttccctgaacggggaagggcagggggcttGAGggaatttcctcctcttccagaagggtcttgggctcctttctcctctccggcCTCCCTCTGAGTGAGAGGCTTCCTTGAACGACCACCCTGAGGTCCGTCAGACCCCATAaacttccttcactcattcagtcgtatttattgagcccttactgtgtgcaaagcactgtactaagcgcttgggagagtgcaatagaacaataaagggacacattccctgcccacaatgagtttacagcctagacggggagcCGGtcgtgaatagaaatgaataaatgaataaaccccAGGCTAGAGGCGGAGCAGAGCGGGCCCCTCCAGTGTCTTGCTGTGCTGAGCGCCCCGACCGGCAAGGCCTAActgatagagcgcgggcctgggagtcagaaggtcatgggttcttatcctccTCCGCCatttccctgccgtttgacctgggcaagtcacttcacttctcagtgcatctgtaaaatggggatggagaccgtgagccccacaggggacagggaccgcgtccaacccgattcgcttgaatccaccccagcgcttagtacggtgccgggcgcaCAGCGAGAGCTTAACGAATCCCACTACTCCTTAACGAATCCCACTCCTGCTGAGCCCCCTTCCCACGGTCCCCCGAGCCGGAGCGATGGGGACCTGATCTTGTCTCTGCTCTGCCCGTCAGGAAGATGTCATCAACACGCAGTGCGGCTACGACGCCCGGCAGAAACCGGTAGGTGGACTCTTTGCCGGGCCCCCACCGGGGCGAgccggccctccctcccggccccctcgacccccgacccccggccccgggcggtcGGATGCTGAATGTtcccgggcctcggcccccgTGGCGTCTCTCTCCCTGTGTGTAGGAGGTGGACCAGCAGATGGTCATCTACACGAAAGGCTGCGTGCCCCAGTTTGAGAAGTGGCTTCAGGACAACCTCACCATCGTGGCCGGGGTCTTCATCGGCATCGCGTTGCTGCAGGTGCGTCCCCGGGTGGCGctccgggcggcggggaggggctccCCGACCGGACGTCGGGCCGGCGCCCTCGGCTCCGGTCTGCTCGGGCCCCCGAACCGGAGTTCGCACGCTCTCCGTGGGCCTCGGCCACTCcaggaataacaacaacaacggtGGAATCACGTGCCGGACGCTggagtgataataatgacagtgatggtatctcttaagcgcttactatgtgccaggcacggtactaagcgcggggggtggataaagcaaatcgggttggacacagtccctgtcccgcgtggggctcgcaggcttcatccctattttacagatgagggaactgaggcccagagaagtgaagtgacttgcccgaggccacacagcagtacGGAGCAGGGTAGcggctagagccggggcctgggattcagatggtcgcgcgttctaatcccggctccgccgcttgtctgccgtgtgacctggagcaagtcacttcacttccccagtgcccgttaccttatctgcaaaatggggattgagatgtgggacacgggccgcagtttgcttctatccgccccagtgcttagtacagtgagttctGAAcgcatagcgagtgcttaataaacggataaaggccccgtcccacgtggggctcccagtctcaatccccactttccagatgagggaaccgcggcccagagaagtgaagtgacttccctcgggtcacacagcagacaagtggcggagccgggattagaaccctggaccttttgactcccggacccgggctctagcccctaggccgtgccgctcctcCTGCCGTGGACCGAGCAGGGGCCGGCCCCGGTTAAGCCCCGCTGAGGAATGGCgtgccctctctctcctcccgcaGATCTTCGGAATCTGCTTAGCCCAGAACCTGGTGAGCGACATCGAGGCGGTCAGAGCCAGCTGGTAGGACCCGCTGCACCGACCGCGTGACCGGACACTGGACCGTCCCCGCGCCGGTCCGGGGACTCCtgaccgaccccccccccagcctcgccCACCCCGGCCGGGGGGCGCCGACGGATCCTCCCAACCGCCGGCCCCGAAAAGGCCCAGCCGCGGACCTCTCCTGGGCCCCGAATTCTCGGAACCGGCCGCCCTCCCGGCCACACCGGCCGCCGGGGGGGACCGgcggctcttcctcctccgcggcggacggacggacaggcTGACCGGGAGGAGAGCCATCCGGGTCCCTCCACCTCGGGGACCCCGGCCCCGAGGCCTCGGACGAGGGAACGGGAGGGAGACATCCGGGCCCGGCGgcgcccctcccatcccccccgccGGCGAGGGGGAGATCTTCAGGACTGGCGCTGAGCCACCGAAGCGAGTTTCCCACCCGGGACGTGGCGGGACACGGCCTCCTCGGCGGAGGCCTCCGAGCCGGCGACCAGGACTGCGTTCGGAAGAGCGGAGGTGCCGGCGGGATGCGGATAGGTGCCGTGGCGGCCGCCTAGGCCTTCCGGACCATCGGCCGGATTCCCCGGAAGCTTCTGGAACCACTGGGGTGGGAGGGcgtggttggggtggggggagagttggGGACTTCTCTGGAGAAAGCTCTGGCTTGGATCCAGTTTTCCGATTTCTTTTCGGAGGTGATTTTTTCCGGCTAAAAGTTTGGCTttccttttttcttgttttttttttttgttttttttacaatCTTCTTCCCTGCATGAACTGTGAATTTCGATCCTGGAAGCCTCTcggtgcccccggccccctccccggccccgcagccGTGCCCAGAGGGACTCCCGGCACACACCGTTATTTATTCGAGGGCGAGGTGGGGTTCCGGCCCTCGGAGTTTCGGGGGGAAGGGCTCACTCTGCTCCAGCAAGAGGTCCCCGGGACTCGGCAactttgccctcccctccccgatcccGTTTCCCTCCAGCCCCGAGTGGAGTCAATCACAGTCCAGGATTAGCCATCCAGTCGGGAGGAGAGAAACCACGCATTTCTCCATTGCGGGCGCCAAACTGCTCCGGTGGGAATGGAGCCcgagggctgggcagggggatgacTGCAATGACACGTGACCCCAGagcctttctcccactcctgcaGGGCCCgcgggctgggcagggggatgacCTCAATGGCATCTGACCCCCAGAGCCCATCTTCTACTCCAGCAGGGCCCAGGGGCTGGGACCGGCCTTTGCTTCCATCTCTCAGGAGGTGTCTCGATACGCGTTCGGGgcgcgctggggaggggagggtcgcgGAAAGGAGCCGTCGGCCCGGCGGGCTGGTTCGGGGGGCCCGGACGCCCGCGTCCTCCCCGCCTGCCCAGACCCGCCGCTTGGCCTCGATCGGTCTTCGGGAGGACTCGGGGATCTCCAGTTGCACTTTGGTCTTTTCTGTTTCTTACCTCGTCCTCCCCGCGGCCTCCACCCGACCCGATCCGGGGAATTCGGCCAACGCGGAATCGAGGCCCCAGGCGACGGCAAGTGAGTTTCCGTTTTTCAACCGCTGGTTCTTTTTTTACACGTGGAAGGTGTTTGTCTAGAGGCCGTGGGTAATAAACCTGGTTCCACCCGACCCCAGGATCCTGTCTTCCTTCAGCTTgcttcgggggccgggggccggggtggggcgggaagggcAGCGGTAACAGAATGTATCGGCCGCTTACAacgtgcggagcactctgctgagAGTACACGGGTGGAAATT
The window above is part of the Ornithorhynchus anatinus isolate Pmale09 chromosome 12, mOrnAna1.pri.v4, whole genome shotgun sequence genome. Proteins encoded here:
- the TSPAN5 gene encoding tetraspanin-5 isoform X1, translated to MSGKHYKGPEVSCCIKYFIFGFNVIFWFLGIAFLGIGLWAWNEKGVLSNISSITDLGGFDPVWLFLVVGGVMFILGFAGCIGALRENTFLLKFFSVFLGIIFFLELTAGVLAFVFKDWIKDQLYFFINNNIRAYRDDIDLQNLIDFTQEYWQCCGAFGADDWNLNIYFNCTDSNASRERCGVPFSCCTKDPAEDVINTQCGYDARQKPEVDQQMVIYTKGCVPQFEKWLQDNLTIVAGVFIGIALLQIFGICLAQNLVSDIEAVRASW
- the TSPAN5 gene encoding tetraspanin-5 isoform X3, encoding MSGKHYKGPEVSCCIKYFIFGFNVIFWFLGIAFLGIGLWAWNEKGVLSNISSITDLGGFDPVWLFLVVGGVMFILGFAGCIGALRENTFLLKFFSVFLGIIFFLELTAGVLAFVFKDWIKDQLYFFINNNIRAYRDDIDLQNLIDFTQEYILTPAGSAAVCPSRAVPKTLRKMSSTRSAATTPGRNRRWTSRWSSTRKAACPSLRSGFRTTSPSWPGSSSASRCCRSSESA
- the TSPAN5 gene encoding tetraspanin-5 isoform X2; this encodes MPFLPSFLGSVTSSRRQKSNSTVKGVLSNISSITDLGGFDPVWLFLVVGGVMFILGFAGCIGALRENTFLLKFFSVFLGIIFFLELTAGVLAFVFKDWIKDQLYFFINNNIRAYRDDIDLQNLIDFTQEYWQCCGAFGADDWNLNIYFNCTDSNASRERCGVPFSCCTKDPAEDVINTQCGYDARQKPEVDQQMVIYTKGCVPQFEKWLQDNLTIVAGVFIGIALLQIFGICLAQNLVSDIEAVRASW